From the Toxoplasma gondii ME49 chromosome VIIa, whole genome shotgun sequence genome, one window contains:
- a CDS encoding hypothetical protein (encoded by transcript TGME49_202040) has product MAAAPPKMVIPPTPLKKPNIVVKKPLIPVSPAGGLKKPGPGGPVKAPPPKPVPVAKKVLGHDAAAPEKKPFVKPAPKPTGTKAALTKPALDKSGKAAKEAKAAKPAETKPASKKEIATKQVAKGKGKAAKAAAAPAKKAASSGGFFSRLFRRKKIESDNEKPKPVVTKPIPKFDKVELRKVLAKKFVKGTSPANSFRPRFGKAAEAPVASPKVGQDGTAPLTKGLEPEEQSKAPGSAAAVPKTAISPKTPVISPKSAISPKPSAACPKPPATSPKTPETPLQSVPGPPPLKGPPAVGAKTEATEGKEPGPTPDGSKPALPKILPKKPPGLDTIIAPKKVEIAPKKLPTTTEKAKDSAKEPSPSSKADTKAGAAEHDAKKPSPPERGKQQEAPKGGPAPRRTLADLLAKGSASAPERADKDDSLTEKVKAFFRDNPQHIPEAEADLKSPDLSDSVVTIVLEGIETSPEQKNAVKAAIKTVYNTEIATRCVRDYLAAEWSTRRAELIDGKLGPEPVAKEVQKDNPKIVEARDWIAVAQDTKAAAVAVRNALEDLKKKGSAYDDLLKAPFRDSAKFKSVADPIISSIQAKPEMACLSSRALQAQLEDFVAHEQALPDVKAFLEKEPNVARSIVDAYKFRETPAAGTKAATTTGATKGQTGTAAGAKKPGSAGGAKGPGTAGGAKATSTVGGTKLRPIGVGRPATNNLGARALGGGATKRLGGMGRVAQQPKESVKSLAEKFFNEAMEAINAAFVEKYRTAILVGVIHELEAGLTIPKGTCWLADMLLTVDKTTGVFDHHSVISYMFGFFDSISYLRFRECSKLTHRAVEMDLDKRLFHFPLQTRRERTDIGYFYQVVSFFCGAAARLAPLDRKKYLPPSVLKAAEWMVPMSPDAMQSHVFVSLDRLSHDMISLVESEKPLPHLWRRSHSKPDSLGKAISTEIDLHDFVWEYRQRVSVVRDEIVWQHPVDGLDEDSVCALFQNMLRILKQIAERHNGICLFRRSEYLLNTDIHITHRIWLQCSVSWGGVLEAPESMIRLYFTIADNFSWNG; this is encoded by the exons ATGGCGGCAGCTCCGCCGAAGATGGTAATTCCACCGACACCACTAAAGAAACCGAACATTGTCGTCAAGAAACCACTTATACCGGTTTCACCGGCAGGGGGTCTGAAGAAACCAGGGCCCGGTGGACCTGTGAAAGCCCCTCCACCCAAACCAGTCCCGGTTGCCAAAAAAGTCCTAGGTCATGATGCCGCTGCCCCCGAGAAAAAACCTTTTGTCAAGCCTGCGCCAAAGCCCACGGGCACGAAGGCCGCTCTGACAAAGCCAGCTCTAGATAAGTCTGGAAAAGCGGCCAAAGAAGCCAAAGCGGCTAAACCGGCGGAGACCAAGCCGGCCTCTAAGAAAGAAATTGCAACAAAACAGGTAGCGAAAGGCAAAGGTAAGGCTGCCAAGGCTGCTGCTGCcccagcgaagaaggcggcttCTTCTGGTgggtttttctcgcgtttgttTCGTCGAAAGAAGATTGAATCCGACAACGAGAAACCGAAGCCCGTTGTAACGAAGCCGATCCCGAAATTCGACAAGGTTGAGCTCCGAAAAGTTCTCGCCAAGAAATTTGTAAAGGGTACGTCTCCGGCGAATAGCTTCCGACCACGCTTCGGAAAAGCCGCCGAGGCTCCGGTGGCAAGTCCCAAGGTCGGCCAAGATGGTACTGCACCGCTGACCAAAGGGCTCGAACCTGAAGAACAATCAAAAGCGCCCggttctgctgctgctgtccCGAAGACTGCTATTTCCCCTAAGACTCCTGTGATTTCCCCTAAGTCTGCGATTTCTCCTAAGCCTTCTGCGGCTTGCCCTAAGCCTCCTGCGACGTCTCCGAAGACTCCTGAGACTCCCCTCCAGTCTGTTCCTGGGCCGCCGCCGCTCAAAGGGCCTCCGGCAGTCGGAGCGAAAACGGAGGCGACGGAAGGCAAAGAGCCAGGGCCTACGCCGGATGGTTCCAAGCCGGCGTTGCCCAAAATTCTGCCTAAAAAGCCACCAGGATTAGACACGATAATTGCGCCcaagaaagtggaaatcGCTCCGAAAAAGCTGCCCACTACAACCGAAAAGGCAAAAG ATTCTGCGAAGGAACCATCACCCAGTAGCAAGGCAGACACCAAAGCGGGTGCGGCAGAACATGACGCGAAAAAACCGTCGCCACCCGAACGTGGGAAACAACAAGAAGCACCCAAGGGCGGACCAGCTCCACGGCGCACATTGGCGGACCTCTTAGCGAAAGGTTCAGCATCGGCCCCGGAGCGCGCTGACAAAGACGACTCTCTGACTGAAAAGGTGAAGGCCTTTTTTCGAGACAACCCTCAACATATTCCAGAAGCCGAGGCGGACCTGAAATCCCCAGACCTCTCCGACAGTGTAGTCACCATCGTGCTAGAAGGTATTGAGACGTCTCcagagcagaaaaacgccGTGAAAGCCGCCATCAAGACTGTTTACA ACACGGAAATCGCGACCCGCTGTGTGCGCGACTATTTGGCTGCGGAGTGGAGTACTCGGCGTGCGGAGCTTATCGATGGCAAGCTTGGGCCGGAACCTGTAGCCAAAGAGGTTCAGAAGGATAACCCGAAAATTGTTGAAGCGCGAGACTGGATCGCCGTCGCCCAGGACACTAAAG CGGCTGCTGTTGCTGTTCGCAATGCGCTGGAAgatctgaagaagaagggaagcgcTTACGACGATCTATTAAAGGCACCGTTCAGGGACTCTGCCAAGTTTAAATCTGTGGCGGACCCGATCATCAGTTCCATCCAAGCAAAGCCTGAGATGGCCTGTTTGAGTTCACGAGCCCTCCAAGCACAGCTAGAGGATTTCGTGG CACATGAGCAGGCACTCCCCGACGTCAAGGCCTTTCTCGAGAAAGAGCCAAACGTCGCTCGGTCCATCGTTGATGCGTACAAATTCCGAGAAACGCCAGCGGCAGGCACAAAGGCCGCGACCACCACTGGCGCCACAAAGGGTCAAACAGGCACTGCTGCGGGAGCGAAAAAGCCAGGCTCTGCTGGGGGGGCGAAAGGCCCAGGCACTGCTGGGGGGGCGAAAGCAACAAGCACGGTTGGGGGGACAAAGCTCAGGCCCATCGGAGTTGGGCGTCCCGCTACCAACAACTTGGGCGCTCGGGCGCTTGGCGGAGGAGCCACTAAACGTCTCGGGGGGATGGGGCGAGTAGCACAGCAGCCTAAGGAGTCTGTGAAGTCGTTGGCGGAAAAGTTCTTCAATGAGGCCATGGAAGCTATCAACGCAGCCTTTGTCGAAAAGTATAGGACAGCGATTCTCGTCGGTGTTATCCATGAGCTTGAAGCAG GTCTGACAATTCCAAAAGGAACGTGTTGGCTTGCGGACATGCTTCTCACCGTGGATAAAACAACGGGTGTCTTCGATCACCATTCAGTCATCTCCTACATGTTTGGCTTCTTTGACTCGATCAGCTACTTGCGGTTTCGCGAGTGCAGCAAGCTCACACATCGCGCGGTTGAAATGGACCTCGACAAACGCCTTTTCCATTTTCCACTACAGACTCGACGGGAGCGAACCGACATCGGATACT TCTATCAGGTGGTCAGTTTTTTCTGCGGGGCGGCAGCCAGACTTGCGCCACTGGATCGAAAGAAGTACCTTCCACCTTCGGTTCTGAAGGCGGCGGAGTGGATGGTGCCCATGTCCCCTGATGCCATGCAGTCGCATGTGTTCGTCTCACTCGATCGATTGTCGCATGACATGATTAGCTTGGTCGAGTCCGAGAAGCCACTGCCTCAtttgtggagaagaagcca CTCGAAACCGGATTCGTTAGGCAAGGCGATCTCGACTGAAATTGATTTGCATGATTTCGTTTGGGAGTACCGACAGCGAGTCAGTGTTGTTCGAGACGAGATCGTTTGGCAGCATCCTGTCGACGGCCTTGACGAAGATTCAGTCTGCGCGCTGTTTCAAAAT ATGCTCAGGATACTGAAGCAGATTGCGGAACGGCACAACGGCATTTGTTTATTCCGGCGAAGTGAATATCTTCTAAACACAGATATTCACATCACACACCGCATTTGGCTTCAGTGCAGTGTTTCGTGGGGAGGTGTGCTGGAGGCGCCAGAATCTATGATAAGACTGTACTTCACAATTGCTGACAATTTCTCCTGGAATGGCTGA
- a CDS encoding hypothetical protein (encoded by transcript TGME49_202065): MKECVMNGVVKVMRVTSFQTLEKYSDAFSVKAVVWRDSWRNACTHRHQVMLSSMILHDQTNDLDMKHYCCCMSITCAREFRHSRQRGMTLKVLSRCCRRDESRCRRGGHGEPQTKNGIGSGTRPN, from the exons ATGAAGGAATGCGTCATGAACGGCGTCGTTAAGGTAATGCGTGTTACAAGCTTTCAAACACTTGAAAAATACTCGGACGCGTTCAGTGTGAAGGCAGTCGTCTGGCGAGATTCCTGGCGCAACGCGTGCACGCACCGACATCAAGTCATGTTGTCCTCCATGATTCTCCACGATCAAACAAACGACCTAGACATGAAACATTATTGTTGCTGCATGTCGATTACGTGTGCCAG aGAATTTCGTCACAGCAGGCAGCGAGGCATGACACTAAAAGTCTTATCACGTTGTTGTAGAAGAGATGAATCACGGTGTCGGCGTGGTGGCCACGGAGAACCGCAGACAAAAAACGGCATCGGTAGCGGCACACGTCCCAATTAA
- a CDS encoding hypothetical protein (encoded by transcript TGME49_202030): MSVLFCCSGRLADGWISERRRGPIVPARTLPGNPAVRFATSLLGAGTLTSRASGVLSSGTDTGIRKCKITTSGGGCLFAVRVRDTRQLVQTRQLLSAIAALRTSSHDPRDRNNIRMRKADVNILSCSSDVPPSPFVSLSCWPFMPAASYAADSLNSCDWCDKVRRLSGQAVHHFEGALLEKKECQAQCDHLSEDQISCSCEGTASTEGFRVTPQVSSSREFQVYSPPEAAASTVRAAGTRNHFEDTTTVQRGRRCGKECKSGRGACDHCKRGFTGMPLSPVYSRNKLSEDNRIHAGGVAGAGSSAAARDDANTQSAVDGFTHTGQMEVSHVRNAGVWSSHQGVGCSAKWEARSTISNDGHPHPEHSSATTADVFSNNGKIGPLLAIESTKSHTGACAKPCLLYDNIMEMPDANTRSTDDSVAWQCCRSTHPDCYNATFCAARAPMPMRTSLQYVTERGHAQKSEGLSFGDVTTVRCFQGPREEEGETDTVHRSNIECTFCVTDEPCDTSFRGVPLAVAGGLPGAPNSTGVHRSTGDSHYQAKQKRAPAVNTTLRTEKSGLLTSAGSTSARTSGVRRVLTADSSFPQMNQDAVYQGIWILHQKPVHQGEGLSQSHPICSSVRAVKSEIVHSPEEQVRQGGKVKRQDASRHMRGGSPQNENRVVERKALREGGGTVDETRFHSCTDDDNDSSEQAPSRRSIRPLRCNNKRDKLCMQIRGSEILPSSEGGILRRKLNITGRRTSGPVSSTASSSLTRVLRMLFTPLSVGAFSGQSNAVVRVGACGSVFQQVEMKQFPLKDLVAHRTPREPTNMALSERHVRSESHVVCKSDSKKKESYRHVAETSARTPSPATCHIVVRKDGEHVGEPCRENHFVRGSLLASALSDIFDASCEASDVDVSLQPLSVVSPAGDMEGRGVAGCIQRLFLSGVTEYPSRQVRTNPNRRPDMSNQPVTTEVEQRLFGSTGLAMDHPVSSVSAEVLFHQDTPAAGSHAVSKSKRNSGILVSREGSLLCCDEKIFDRSVGISTSRGRMLQSCVSHGAQPLSPRGRMGQGSRSEGPIVETDEETDDENERFAATEIGDEGRASHSFSELVWKECATARWLADVDEEGRNSVVASNSPDLGSPRSSSAWRSSFLDTCNQKNVVRRNNTETQRVGGRLQLGTLRGNQESERIGDLSGTEDHCSSSDERTTASRRCLDENVRCRWLRCRDTGKMMRHASHTLCVRAAPECSAPPEPVVTVSRRVCCCDYSENPSRFAGNCERHAGEAVCDCLPCRRCGGFPAPSSGCRGGTSQIGWGHCSRCYACGGRAPEQAISLSWEALTSVRLLTEIASALPHYPSHGHFLEEEQILLLDWQYQLGQRRMESGVPPCVQHGDATRSLTSPKRDVSHDGHQGNSGTNADEAGQGAMAGRGKCEWSRTTGANVGSSSCVVDACLASAGRHQAASMRPFARDGFGESTAENRPRRDGGLPRSLGSLATKLGVYKELLQPGDSHYDFCVVAACLNEFFLFHGCKADRAELIAVSGFDFRRGGENRGKLFGVGTYFSPLASKADLYTRPIREPSTTAPAGVRAGSVASSSTAVRAPSSNQVQSGAAKVDGSGSRGTFSNSKNNFTSVFKRGARTSTSHCSGRQTEAQPREERRGSKSRVRRLLAFASYGLWEGNNGGNGHNEVESPLSGTRAPLTSGDCGETRGECLACTRSFASVARIPRARSYCCRGLPGSSMINFPDEFQNGEDDNKLEEDDRDFREAQRQPSSENGISQRGEDTDGASANPKTAIRTLVLSRVCLGEVYKATRAMPEARMPPPMPGVSMDAFRGPCHPVVGSGNAGGGTSGTASSTSKGGIDALVCNPTFSEPQLIHYDSVMAENRTRGGVVDSIEFVVFERGQALPLYCITYTHDPSCCCASCYRYD, encoded by the exons ATGTCCGTCCTATTTTGCTGTTCTGGTAGATTAGCAGACGGCTGGATAAGTGAGCGCCGGAGAGGTCCGATCGTGCCCGCACGTACACTTCCAGGCAACCCGGCGGTGCGCTTCGCAACCAGTTTACTTGGAGCGGGAACGCTCACCTCACGTGCGTCGGGAGTGTTAAGCTCTGGCACAGATACAGGAATTCGGAAGTGCAAGATAACAACGTCAGGAggcggctgtctcttcgctgtaCGTGTTCGCGATACTCGTCAACTCGTTCAGACACGGCAACTGCTTTCGGCGATTGCCGCCCTCCGCACGTCCTCCCATGACCCGCGTGACAGAAACAACATCCGAATGAGAAAGGCCGACGTGAATATACTCTCTTGTTCGTCAGATGTTCCCCCGTCGcctttcgtgtctctttcgtgCTGGCCTTTCATGCCTGCAGCATCGTATGCTGCTGACAGTCTGAATTCATGCGACTGGTGCGACAAGGTCCGACGTCTGTCCGGACAGGCAGTTCACCATTTCGAAGGGGCGCTTCtagagaaaaaagaatgccAAGCTCAATGTGATCATCTGTCGGAAGACCAGATTTCGTGTAGCTGTGAAGGGACTGCGAGCACGGAAGGCTTCCGAGTCACACCGCAGGTATCAAGTTCAAGGGAGTTTCAGGTGTATTCTCCACCGGAAGCAGCCGCCTCAACTGTCCGCGCGGCAGGTACCAGAAATCATTTCGAAGACACTACTACTGTGCAGCGGGGCAGAAGATGTGGCAAAGAATGCAAATCTGGGCGTGGCGCATGTGACCATTGCAAACGCGGTTTCACAGGGATGCCTCTTTCCCCTGTTTACAGTAGAAATAAACTCTCCGAAGACAACAGAATACATGCGGGAGGTGTAGCAGGAGCTGGGAGTAGTGCAGCGGCGCGTGATGACGCGAATACACAGTCCGCTGTGGACGGTTTCACGCACACCGGTCAGATGGAAGTCAGCCACGTTAGAAATGCCGGCGTTTGGAGCAGTCACCAGGGTGTTGGGTGTTCGGCCAAGTGGGAGGCCCGTAGCACCATCTCCAACGACGGCCACCCTCATCCAGAACATTCGTCTGCCACAACCGCAGATGTGTTCAGCAACAACGGCAAGATCGGCCCTCTCCTAGCTATTGAATCAACGAAGTCGCACACCGGTGCATGTGCCAAACCGTGCCTCCTGTACGACAACATCATGGAAATGCCCGACGCCAACACAAGGTCGACAGACGATTCTGTGGCGTGGCAGTGCTGCCGATCCACCCATCCTGACTGTTACAACGCCACATTCTGCGCAGCGCGTGCGCCAATGCCTATGCGGACATCGCTACAATATGTAACAGAACGTGGACACGCACAGAAATCCGAAGGGCTGTCGTTTGGAGATGTTACCACAGTCAGGTGCTTTCAAGGTccacgagaggaagaaggagagacggataCAGTCCATAGATCAAATATCGAGTGTACATTTTGTGTGACGGACGAACCGTGCGATACATCATTCCGGGGAGTGCCACTCGCAGTGGCGGGAGGCTTACCGGGAGCACCTAACTCGACCGGCGTACACCGGTCAACGGGAGACAGTCACTACCAGGCGAAACAAAAGAGAGCTCCAGCGGTGAACACGACACTGCGAACTGAAAAATCGGGCTTACTGACCTCAGCGGGTTCGACGTCAGCACGAACTAGCGGAGTCAGGAGGGTGTTAACTGCTGATTCATCGTTTCCACAGATGAACCAAGACGCTGTGTATCAGGGAATCTGGATCTTACACCAGAAGCCGGTTCATCAGGGAGAAGGCTTGAGTCAATCACACCCGATTTGTTCGTCAGTGAGGGCCGTTAAGTCAGAGATAGTACACTCGCCGGAGGAACAGGTGCGACAGGGTGGCAAGGTTAAGAGGCAAGACGCTTCTCGCCATATGCGTGGAGGAAGTCCTCAAAATGAAAACAGAgttgtggagagaaaagcactGCGGGAGGGGGGCGGGACTGTAGATGAGACGAGGTTTCATTCGTGTACTGATGACGACAATGACTCGAGCGAGCAGGCGCCATCTCGGCGAAGCATACGCCCGCTACGTTGTAACAATAAACGAGACAAGCTATGTATGCAAATACGGGGTTCCGAGATTCTCCCTTCATCAGAAGGCGGCATACTCAGACGGAAGTTGAACATTACTGGAAGAAGAACCTCCGGACCCGTCTCAAGTACGGCTTCATCCTCCCTCACACGCGTACTGCGGATGTTGTTTACGCCCTTGTCCGTCGGTGCATTTTCGGGTCAAAGTAACGCGGTGGTGCGTGTAGGTGCCTGCGGCAGCGTATTCCAGCAAGTTGAGATGAAACAGTTTCCCTTGAAAGACCTTGTAGCGCATCGTACCCCCCGAGAGCCGACGAACATGGCACTGTCCGAAAGGCATGTCCGGTCGGAGAGCCACGTTGTGTGTAAGTCTGATTCTAAGAAGAAAGAATCATATCGACACGTAGCAGAAACCAGTGCAAGGACACCGTCTCCCGCAACATGTCACATTGTTGTAAGGAAGGATGGGGAACACGTCGGTGAGCCCTGTCGTGAAAATCATTTTGTCAGAGGAAGCTTGCTCGCGTCCGCGCTATCTGACATCTTCGATGCGAGCTGTGAAGCGTCCGACGTAGACGTTTCTCTACAGCCCCTGTCAGTAGTTTCTCCGGCCGGAGATATGGAAGGAAGAGGTGTGGCTGGATGCATTCAGCGGCTCTTTCTGTCTGGCGTCACAGAATATCCTTCAAGACAAGTACGGACGAACCCAAATAGGCGCCCCGACATGTCGAATCAGCCCGTGACAACGGAGGTGGAACAGAGGCTGTTCGGTTCTACCGGTCTGGCAATGGACCATCCCGTCTCATCAGTTTCTGCCGAAGTCTTGTTCCATCAGGATACGCCTGCTGCAGGATCACATGCCGTATCCAAGAGCAAGAGGAACAGTGGCATACTTGTCAGTCGAGAAGGCagccttctctgctgcgaTGAGAAAATTTTCGACAGATCTGTCGGCATATCGACTTCCCGTGGAAGAATGCTCCAGAGTTGCGTGTCACACGGGGCACAGCCTTTGTCTCCACGAGGACGTATGGGGCAAGGATCGCGTTCTGAAGGCCCGATCGttgagacagacgaagagactgACGATGAGAATGAGCGATTCGCTGCTACCGAGATTGGGGATGAGGGGCGGGCGTCGCACTCTTTTAGCGAACTCGTATGGAAGGAATGCGCCACGGCGCGGTGGCTGGCGGATGTTGATGAGGAAGGACGAAATAGCGTGGTAGCGAGTAATTCTCCGGATCTTGGTTCacctcgttcgtcttctgcatGGAGAAGTTCATTTCTGGATACGTGCAATCAGAAAAATGTTGTGCGGAGGAACAAcacggaaacacagagagttGGAGGCCGGCTTCAACTGGGCACTCTACGGGGAAACCAAGAGAGCGAACGGATAGGAGACTTGAGCGGCACGGAGGACCACTGCAGCAGCAGTGATGAGAGAACCACCGCATCACGCAGATGCCTCGATGAAAACGTGCGATGCCGGTGGCTGCGTTGCAGGGACACTGGG AAAATGATGCGCCACGCTTCACACACGCTCTGCGTCAGAGCCGCTCCGGAATGTAGCGCCCCTCCCGAGCCAGTGGTTACGGTTAGTAGGCGCGTTTGCTGCTGCGACTACAGTGAGAACCCATCACGCTTTGCTGGTAACTGTGAGCGGCATGCCGGAGAAGCTGTTTGCGACTGTTTACCTTGCAGACGATGTGGAGGGTTTCCCGCACCATCAAGCGGATGTAGAGGAGGAACCAGTCAGATTGGATGGGGTCATTGTAGCAGGTGCTACGCTTGCGGTGGTCGCGCGCCTGAGCAAGCAATTTCCTTATCTTGGGAGGCGTTGACATCGGTACGACTACTCACAGAGATCGCCTCGGCACTTCCTCATTATCCGTCGCATGGGCATTTCCTGGAAGAGGAGCAAATTTTGCTGTTGGATTGGCAGTATCAACTTGGGCAACGACGCATGGAGTCCGGTGTACCCCCCTGCGTGCAGCATGGGGATGCGACGAGAAGTTTGACTTCACCGAAAAGGGATGTCAGTCATGACGGTCACCAAGGAAACAGCGGAACAAACGCAGATGAAGCCGGCCAAGGGGCCATGGCAGGCCGAGGAAAGTGCGAGTGGAGCCGCACCACCGGTGCCAACGTAGGGTCGTCGTCATGTGTGGTTGATGCGTGTTTGGCGTCTGCGGGTAGACATCAGGCGGCGAGCATGCGTCCGTTTGCACGAGATGGATTCGGCGAGTCTACTGCGGAGAACAGACCCCGTCGGGACGGCGGACTGCCACGTTCTCTTGGATCTCTGGCGACCAAGCTCGGTGTCTACAAGGAATTACTTCAGCCCGGCGACAGTCATTACGACTTCTGCGTAGTCGCG GCGTGTTTGAATgagttcttccttttccatGGATGCAAAGCTGATCGCGCGGAACTTATCGCCGTCTCAGGGTTCGACTTCCGCCGAGGCGGAGAGAACCGTG GCAAGTTATTCGGCGTGGGCACGTATTTCTCGCCGCTCGCTAGCAAGGCGGATCTCTACACTCGTCCCATAAGGGAGCCGTCCACTACCGCGCCTGCCGGAGTCAGGGCTGGTAGCGTTGCGTCGAGCTCCACAGCAGTCCGGGCTCCATCGTCAAACCAGGTGCAATCAGGTGCTGCAAAGGTTGACGGATCTGGATCGCGTGGCACTTTTTCAAACAGCAAAAATAACTTCACAAGCGTCTTCAAACGGGGGGCACGTACATCCACGTCTCACTGTTCGGGAAGGCAGACGGAAGCTCAGCCAAGGGAGGAACGCCGGGGAAGCAAGAGCAGGGTTCGTAGGCTACTTGCCTTTGCATCATACGGATTATGGGAAGGTAATAATGGTGGGAATGGACACAACGAGGTTGAATCTCCCTTATCCGGGACTCGTGCCCCGCTCACTTCCGGCGATTGTGGTGAGACGCGGGGGGAGTGCCTGGCATGCACGAggtccttcgcctctgttgCCCGTATCCCTCGCGCCCGATCTTACTGCTGTCGCGGCCTCCCAGGGAGCTCCATGATTAATTTTCCAGACGAGTTTCAAAATGGAGAAGATGACAATAAGCTGGAAGAGGATGATAGGGACTTCCGAGAAGCTCAGCGGCAACCCAGCAGTGAAAACGGGATCagtcagagaggagaggatACGGATGGTGCGAGTGCAAATCCCAAAACAGCAATTCGAACACTAGTACTCAGTCGAGTTTGCCTTGGTGAAGTCTACAAGGCTACTCGAGCTATGCCAGAGGCACGTATGCCCCCACCCATGCCCGGGGTCAGCATGGATGCGTTCAGGGGACCATGCCATCCAGTGGTAGGAAGCGGGAATGCCGGGGGAGGAACGAGTGGAACCGCAAGTTCAACTAGTAAAGGTGGCATCGATGCGCTCGTGTGCAACCCGACCTTCTCAGAGCCACAGTTGATCCACTATGACTCAG TGATGGCGGAAAACAGAACGAGAGGCGGCGTTGTCGACAGCATCGAGTTCGTCGTCTTTGAGCGTGGTCAGGCCCTGCCTTTGTACTGCATCACGTATACTCACGACCCTTCTTGCTGCTGTGCATCCTGCTACCGGTATGATTGA
- a CDS encoding hypothetical protein (encoded by transcript TGME49_202060), which yields MQITWKPNLATVVTTSSPRNDTRSAWRKLRLGTVQDCLDVLPSLLELGLDATFGGVEGFPRSSVIEFSLYGLPPYEIEVLADHLLHVFGTICTFFL from the exons ATGCAAATAACATGGAAACCA AACTTGGCCACTGTAGTGACTACGTCCTCACCAAGGAATGACACGAGGAGTGCCTGGCGG AAATTGCGCCTGGGCACTGTCCAGGACTGCCTCGAtgtccttccctctcttcttgagCTGGGACTTGATGCTACGTTCGGAGGCGTCGAGGGCTTTCCTCGCTCCAGCGTCATAGAATTTTCTCTGTATGGCCTCCCTCCTTATGAGATCGAAGTACTTGCTGACCACCTTCTCCACGTCTTCGGGACGATCTGCACGTTCTTTCTCTAG
- a CDS encoding hypothetical protein (encoded by transcript TGME49_202050~Signal peptide predicted by SignalP 2.0 HMM (probability 0.914) with cleavage site probability 0.727 at residue 29~Predicted trans-membrane domain (TMHMM2.0):123-146) translates to MTPPLGPIRMGRSLTLGLVSSFLVGCCFGPEQVFDARVVRLPGANPAGSIGGFLSVAEASFTTGSSTTNVVDTKKNEEDEPADGEDKEIVVPLRSTKSRGSRTKTRTHKTSSRQNGILRHPAAAATIGLTMMLVGTAIGAGAMLALARQREEQKKAEDTRTAQAAKSLEPKKVVLTADKAAQQQAEGDRYLSQSWLCCPYSHFSPKPRRPSRRRISDKRTSSPTI, encoded by the exons ATGACGCCACCCCTTGGGCCTATCCGCATGGGGCGGAGCCTTACTCTGGGCCTCGTCTCGTCGTTCCTCGTTGGCTGCTGTTTCGGCCCAGAGCAGGTGTTCGATGCAAGAGTCGTACGTCTCCCGGGTGCGAACCCCGCCGGCAGTATCGGTGGCTTTTTGAGTGTCGCGGAAGCTTCCTTCACCACCGGCAGTTCCACAACGAATGTTGTGgacacgaagaaaaacgaggaggaCGAACCTGCCGATGGAGAGGACAAAGAAATCGTCGTGCCCCTAAGATCGACAAAAAGCCGGGGGTCCCGCACCAAGACCCGGACACACAAGACCAGCTCCCGCCAAAACGGCATCTTACGACAtccagctgctgcagcaacAATTGGCCTGACGATGATGCTTGTTGGGACGGCCATCGGTGCAGGAGCCATGCTTGCACTCGctcgccagagagaggagcaaaaAAAAGCCGAGGATACGAGAACGGCCCAGGCTGCGAAATCCCTAGAGCCGAAAAAGGTGGTGCTAACTGCGGACAAAGCTGCCCAGCAACAAGCTGAAGGAGACCGCTACCTGTCGCAG TCCTGGCTCTGCTGCCCCTATTCTCACTTCTCTCCCAAACCACGGAGACCAAGTCGCCGGAGAATCTCGGACAAACGTACATCTTCGCCAACAATATGA